A section of the Pseudovibrio sp. M1P-2-3 genome encodes:
- the eutB gene encoding hydroxyectoine utilization dehydratase EutB: MTFTLADIFSARTRIKGIADHTPFIPSPFMSDFCGQEFLMKMENMQPVGAFKLRGAVSAVMALGDDVRGVTCCSTGNHGRAVTFAAKKRGIRAAVCMSSLVPKAKVDAIRALGAEVRIIGTTQDEAMCESQRLCEAEGLVEISPFDDPLVIGGQGTIGLEMLEVCPDLETILVPLSGGGLAAGVATAAKAINPDIRVIGITMDRGAAMYESVKANTPVQIPEFSSLADSLGGGIGLHNRLSFPICRDLLDDYILVTEDEIRRAMQVMFYEDRIVAEGASAVGIAAVLAGKVPVLNGPVATIITGRNLDMPTFARIMMGQDVTIGELQVKGVAYDA, encoded by the coding sequence ATGACTTTCACACTTGCAGACATTTTTTCTGCCCGGACACGAATAAAGGGAATTGCTGACCATACGCCCTTTATTCCTTCTCCTTTCATGTCGGACTTTTGCGGGCAGGAATTTCTAATGAAAATGGAAAATATGCAGCCTGTTGGTGCGTTCAAACTGCGCGGGGCAGTCTCTGCGGTGATGGCGCTTGGTGATGATGTGCGCGGTGTAACATGCTGTTCAACGGGTAATCATGGTCGGGCTGTAACGTTTGCTGCCAAGAAGCGTGGCATTCGAGCTGCTGTGTGCATGTCTTCATTGGTTCCCAAGGCCAAAGTCGATGCTATCCGAGCGTTGGGAGCTGAGGTTCGTATCATCGGTACAACACAAGATGAAGCTATGTGCGAAAGTCAGCGCCTGTGCGAAGCTGAAGGGCTGGTTGAAATCTCTCCATTTGATGACCCTCTTGTCATTGGCGGGCAAGGTACGATCGGGTTGGAGATGCTTGAGGTTTGCCCGGATTTGGAAACAATTTTAGTGCCGCTGTCTGGGGGAGGGCTTGCTGCGGGAGTGGCAACGGCTGCTAAAGCGATCAACCCGGATATCCGCGTAATTGGAATTACTATGGACCGCGGGGCAGCCATGTATGAAAGCGTTAAAGCAAATACACCGGTTCAGATTCCTGAGTTTTCGTCTCTGGCTGACTCTCTGGGTGGAGGCATTGGCCTTCATAACCGCCTTTCTTTTCCAATTTGCCGTGATCTGCTTGATGACTACATACTTGTAACGGAAGATGAAATTCGCCGTGCAATGCAGGTGATGTTTTATGAAGATCGCATCGTGGCAGAAGGGGCATCGGCTGTTGGCATAGCGGCTGTTCTAGCGGGAAAAGTTCCAGTGCTGAACGGGCCTGTTGCTACAATTATCACGGGCCGAAACCTTGATATGCCAACGT
- a CDS encoding M24 family metallopeptidase, with translation MGLQNVPFSKAEYDRRLAKTRSAMVSAGIDVLFVTDPSNQAWLTGYDGWSFYVHQGVILPMEGEPLWWGRIQDANGARRTVWMSDDQVLGYADQYIQSTTCHPMEDLAQHLQKMGYSTSRIGVEMENYYYSAKAHAVLTAQLPSAHLIDATALVNWQRGVKSEEELVFIRKAARISETIIGIALEKAEPGLRKNELVADICHAGIMGTGEDWGDYPAIVPLTPSGLDATAPHLTWNGNQMETGGITFFELSGCYRRYHAPLCRSVFLGKPPQTMLDASAALTDGLEAGLIAAKAGNRACDVANALNEALTKVGIERGGRCGYPIGLSYPPDWGERTVSLRPTDETILLPGMTFHFMPGLWLDDWGLETTETILICETGPAEALCNVERKLFVKD, from the coding sequence ATGGGTTTGCAGAACGTTCCATTCAGCAAAGCCGAATATGACCGCCGTCTCGCCAAAACCCGTAGCGCTATGGTATCAGCTGGTATCGACGTTCTGTTCGTCACCGACCCTTCAAACCAAGCGTGGTTGACTGGTTATGACGGCTGGTCATTTTATGTTCATCAAGGCGTCATCTTACCCATGGAGGGCGAACCTTTGTGGTGGGGCCGCATTCAAGATGCCAATGGAGCACGCCGCACGGTTTGGATGAGTGATGATCAAGTGCTTGGTTACGCAGATCAATACATTCAATCGACAACCTGTCATCCGATGGAAGATTTGGCACAACACCTACAAAAGATGGGTTACTCCACATCTCGAATCGGCGTGGAAATGGAGAACTACTATTACTCTGCCAAGGCACATGCGGTTCTAACCGCGCAATTGCCCAGTGCACATCTGATAGATGCCACAGCGCTGGTCAACTGGCAGCGCGGAGTGAAGTCTGAGGAAGAACTGGTTTTCATTCGCAAAGCAGCACGGATATCGGAGACAATTATCGGAATCGCGCTGGAAAAAGCTGAACCGGGTCTACGAAAAAACGAACTGGTTGCCGACATTTGCCACGCAGGCATCATGGGCACTGGTGAAGATTGGGGCGACTATCCAGCAATAGTCCCACTCACCCCTTCCGGACTTGATGCAACTGCACCGCATCTAACATGGAATGGCAATCAGATGGAAACTGGCGGAATTACGTTTTTCGAGCTCTCAGGTTGCTACCGCCGCTATCACGCCCCCCTATGCCGCTCCGTCTTCTTAGGCAAGCCACCTCAAACAATGCTCGATGCATCAGCTGCCCTAACTGACGGTCTGGAAGCTGGCTTGATAGCTGCAAAGGCGGGAAATCGAGCCTGCGACGTGGCAAACGCCCTCAATGAAGCATTGACAAAAGTGGGCATTGAACGCGGCGGACGCTGTGGTTACCCAATTGGCTTGAGCTACCCACCTGATTGGGGGGAACGCACTGTATCCCTTCGGCCAACAGACGAAACGATCCTCCTGCCAGGAATGACCTTCCACTTCATGCCTGGCCTTTGGCTGGATGATTGGGGCCTTGAAACCACTGAAACTATTCTCATTTGCGAAACAGGTCCGGCAGAAGCCCTGTGCAATGTTGAGCGAAAATTGTTTGTGAAGGACTGA
- the argE gene encoding acetylornithine deacetylase produces MNVLDTTKALLKELIAFPTISSNSNLDMIDCLAQYLSSSGATVEIWRDESGRKANLFATIGPNIDDGIVLSGHCDVVPTADQDWTNDPFEMIERNGKLFGRGTCDMKGFIAAAVAMAPRYAQLNLKRPIHFAFTYDEEVGCFGAQALAQSLRQHRLNPAVAIVGEPTSMRIIEGHKGCYEYITHFTGLEGHGSNPDQGVNAVEYATRYVSRLLELKDELRSKAPKNCRFEPPWTTINTGALIGGTARNVIPGKARVEWEMRPVQPSDADFVKNHLDQYCTHALLPAMQAICPDASVVTEIIAEVDGLEPVPENEARTILSELTGTHETDLVSFGTEAGMFQALGMTVVVCGPGSIEQAHKSDEYVSVTQISQCLEMLDRLCERLV; encoded by the coding sequence ATGAACGTTCTTGACACCACCAAAGCCCTATTGAAAGAGCTGATTGCATTCCCGACAATATCGTCCAATAGCAATCTGGATATGATCGATTGCCTTGCCCAGTATCTGTCCAGTTCAGGAGCGACGGTTGAAATCTGGCGGGATGAAAGTGGGAGGAAGGCAAACCTCTTTGCCACGATAGGCCCCAACATTGATGATGGCATCGTACTATCTGGGCACTGCGATGTTGTTCCGACTGCTGATCAAGACTGGACAAACGACCCGTTCGAAATGATTGAGCGGAATGGAAAATTGTTTGGCAGAGGAACCTGCGATATGAAGGGGTTCATTGCGGCAGCGGTCGCCATGGCCCCGCGATATGCCCAGCTTAACCTCAAACGTCCGATCCACTTTGCGTTTACATATGACGAGGAAGTTGGCTGCTTCGGCGCTCAAGCTCTTGCCCAGTCACTTCGCCAGCACAGACTGAACCCTGCCGTTGCTATTGTTGGCGAACCCACATCAATGCGGATTATAGAAGGTCACAAAGGATGTTACGAGTACATAACCCATTTTACGGGACTAGAAGGTCACGGTTCCAACCCTGATCAAGGTGTTAACGCTGTTGAGTATGCAACCCGATATGTGAGCCGCTTACTTGAGTTAAAAGATGAACTGCGTAGTAAAGCGCCCAAGAATTGTAGATTTGAGCCCCCTTGGACAACCATCAACACAGGCGCACTCATTGGGGGTACAGCCCGTAACGTGATCCCCGGGAAGGCACGTGTCGAGTGGGAAATGCGTCCAGTTCAACCCTCTGATGCGGACTTCGTTAAAAATCATCTAGATCAATACTGCACCCATGCCTTACTACCAGCAATGCAGGCTATTTGCCCTGATGCGAGTGTTGTTACCGAAATTATTGCTGAGGTGGATGGTCTTGAGCCCGTCCCGGAAAATGAAGCGCGTACAATCCTTAGCGAACTAACCGGCACGCATGAGACAGATTTAGTGTCATTCGGTACTGAGGCAGGCATGTTTCAAGCATTAGGAATGACAGTCGTTGTTTGCGGTCCGGGCTCAATTGAACAGGCACACAAGTCTGATGAGTATGTTTCGGTTACCCAGATATCTCAATGCCTTGAGATGCTGGATCGTCTTTGCGAACGGCTGGTTTAA
- a CDS encoding GntR family transcriptional regulator: MNLIDKTSVDNSARDRFDRMYYEIRDRICLLDYSPGTRLSETELAEEFGVSRTPLRRVLVRLESDGLLQSVHGVGTFVTDVDITELEQTYLLRMELAELSGKLSPASPKQTMVEELNALSLRSKQLLKSPNAREFSILIMEFFLALLQLTENIPLREVSEQLYMQTTRIWLKSLFASVIDLGDEVAIFNRELDDILTALKLGDLQAVSLIQKAHISMSFTRMRVSYQNSENT; the protein is encoded by the coding sequence GTGAACCTTATAGATAAAACCAGCGTAGACAACAGCGCCCGAGATCGATTTGATCGGATGTACTACGAAATCAGGGACCGAATTTGTCTGCTGGATTACTCCCCAGGAACACGCCTATCAGAAACCGAACTAGCCGAAGAATTCGGGGTGAGCCGCACACCGTTGCGCAGAGTTCTGGTACGGCTGGAAAGCGACGGCCTATTACAATCAGTCCACGGGGTTGGCACGTTTGTCACAGACGTAGATATCACTGAACTAGAACAGACTTACCTATTGCGGATGGAACTGGCAGAACTAAGCGGGAAGCTCTCGCCAGCCTCCCCAAAACAGACCATGGTAGAAGAATTAAATGCCCTGTCTTTACGCTCTAAACAGTTATTGAAAAGCCCTAATGCACGCGAATTTTCAATTCTTATTATGGAGTTCTTTCTCGCACTCCTTCAGCTTACAGAAAATATTCCACTTAGGGAAGTTTCCGAACAGTTATATATGCAGACCACCCGAATCTGGCTAAAATCCCTTTTCGCTTCTGTCATTGACTTGGGAGATGAAGTTGCCATCTTTAACCGCGAATTAGATGACATTCTAACCGCATTAAAACTCGGCGACCTGCAAGCTGTATCTCTAATACAAAAAGCTCATATTTCCATGAGCTTTACGCGCATGAGGGTTTCATATCAGAATTCTGAAAACACGTAA
- a CDS encoding efflux RND transporter permease subunit: protein MTSFAFIIGVIPQVISSGDRDKMCQAIGVAVFSGMIDVIFFGIILAPVFYALERIAAEVMTRKNCMQKVKLRSSTKFGGEIQLSFPSPNRAYTSQ from the coding sequence ATGACGTCCTTTGCTTTCATCATAGGTGTCATTCCGCAAGTGATCTCTAGCGGTGACAGGGATAAAATGTGCCAAGCCATCGGTGTGGCCGTCTTTTCCGGCATGATCGACGTTATATTCTTTGGCATTATCTTGGCACCTGTCTTTTACGCTCTGGAGCGAATAGCAGCTGAGGTCATGACGAGAAAGAACTGTATGCAGAAAGTAAAGCTACGTAGCAGCACGAAGTTTGGAGGAGAAATTCAACTGAGCTTCCCCTCTCCAAACCGGGCATATACTTCTCAATAA
- a CDS encoding efflux RND transporter permease subunit, whose product MYLSGGTNSILTLISLFVLTGLASKNVVLIVELARDLENKWHSITEAAIEASRLCLRSYRDDVLCFHHRCHSASDL is encoded by the coding sequence GTGTATCTTTCAGGTGGAACGAACAGTATTCTCACCTTGATCAGCCTGTTTGTTTTGACTGGCCTAGCGTCGAAAAATGTAGTTTTGATTGTGGAGCTTGCAAGAGATCTGGAAAATAAGTGGCACAGTATAACTGAGGCCGCAATTGAAGCGAGCCGCTTGTGTTTAAGGTCTTATCGTGATGACGTCCTTTGCTTTCATCATAGGTGTCATTCCGCAAGTGATCTCTAG
- a CDS encoding phage tail protein: protein MAEPFLSEISIWALTFAVRDWAFCDGQVLAVSQNQALASLLKDYYGGNGQTTFGLPDFRGRSPKGWYAERLGTKAGQEAQTLTTVSLTTHSHSNVRLGVRDSDGETKAAAGLSLAQPTFTTGSGAKFSGFSFVDDSGADTTISTGLNETLSTGSGLSFSVRSPYSVINYEIALKGAYPPRN, encoded by the coding sequence ATGGCTGAACCATTCCTTTCAGAGATATCTATCTGGGCCTTAACTTTTGCGGTAAGAGATTGGGCTTTTTGCGATGGTCAAGTCCTCGCTGTATCCCAAAATCAAGCACTTGCGAGTTTGTTGAAGGATTATTATGGCGGAAATGGCCAAACAACCTTTGGCCTACCTGACTTTCGGGGAAGAAGTCCAAAAGGATGGTATGCGGAACGTCTAGGGACAAAAGCAGGACAGGAAGCACAGACATTAACTACTGTTAGCTTAACCACGCACTCTCACAGTAATGTGCGACTAGGTGTTAGGGATTCAGATGGTGAGACCAAAGCAGCTGCTGGCCTAAGTCTGGCACAACCAACATTCACAACTGGTTCTGGCGCAAAGTTCTCCGGTTTTTCATTCGTTGATGACTCAGGTGCCGACACAACCATTTCTACTGGTCTTAATGAAACATTGTCTACTGGCTCTGGGCTATCATTCTCAGTCCGTAGTCCATATTCCGTCATTAACTATGAAATCGCTTTGAAAGGGGCTTATCCGCCTCGAAATTAA
- a CDS encoding phage tail protein, whose translation MTEPFISQISIFGNDFGVRNWALCQGATLGINEFTALFALISTLYGGNGRTDFALPDLRARVPVQSGQGPGLTNRPIGLPGGFSSEYLPYVCMPAHTHSFVQLAQNIDGSEGPSDSSMPANPRGIFGGQPFVADWYTATGAVTSLASANAPKTNSTGNEGSFSIECPYQVVNYQIALTGTFPSRS comes from the coding sequence ATGACTGAGCCTTTCATATCGCAGATTTCCATATTTGGGAACGATTTCGGCGTGAGAAACTGGGCCTTATGCCAAGGAGCGACCTTGGGCATAAACGAGTTTACAGCACTGTTTGCATTAATTTCGACTTTATATGGAGGCAATGGACGGACTGACTTTGCTCTTCCAGACCTTCGTGCCAGAGTGCCGGTGCAAAGTGGACAAGGGCCAGGTCTTACAAACCGACCAATTGGGTTGCCAGGGGGCTTCTCCAGCGAGTATTTACCTTATGTTTGCATGCCTGCCCATACACACTCTTTTGTACAGTTAGCACAAAATATAGATGGAAGCGAAGGGCCCTCGGATTCATCAATGCCCGCAAACCCCAGAGGTATTTTCGGTGGTCAACCATTTGTTGCAGATTGGTATACTGCAACAGGAGCAGTCACATCCCTAGCCTCCGCCAATGCGCCCAAAACAAATTCAACAGGTAACGAAGGTTCTTTCAGCATTGAGTGCCCTTACCAAGTGGTCAACTATCAGATTGCGTTAACAGGAACTTTCCCAAGCCGCTCATAG
- a CDS encoding phage tail protein, whose amino-acid sequence MADPFISQVSMFGLNFAIRGYGVCSGALLSIASQQTLFSLIGTTYGGDGRTSFGLPELRGRFPVGPTTRASPPTGFQYILGQRAGNETVTLIEQNLPPHTHTNVFPAASSLVGDSVPSANAVLSVPVVGTTSGDGFTPTSTSGVALSTSGNTMSTEGGGQPLPIMERYLAITYEIAMLGTYPQRA is encoded by the coding sequence ATGGCTGATCCTTTTATTTCTCAGGTAAGTATGTTTGGGCTTAATTTTGCTATCCGCGGCTATGGAGTATGTAGCGGCGCCTTACTTTCCATCGCCTCTCAACAAACCCTTTTTTCTCTCATTGGAACAACCTATGGAGGGGATGGACGAACTAGCTTTGGCTTGCCGGAGCTGCGCGGTAGATTTCCAGTTGGTCCTACAACACGAGCATCCCCCCCAACGGGATTTCAGTATATATTGGGGCAGCGAGCGGGCAATGAAACTGTCACATTAATTGAGCAGAACTTGCCACCTCATACGCATACAAATGTTTTCCCAGCAGCTTCTTCGCTTGTCGGAGATTCCGTACCTAGTGCAAATGCAGTTCTGTCAGTCCCGGTTGTTGGTACTACGTCAGGTGATGGATTTACACCAACATCAACCAGTGGAGTTGCACTCTCAACTTCAGGCAACACCATGTCTACCGAAGGAGGAGGGCAGCCTCTTCCCATTATGGAGCGTTATTTAGCGATCACCTATGAAATTGCGATGCTTGGGACGTATCCGCAGCGCGCTTAA
- a CDS encoding DUF6916 family protein has product MKRIGDLKVENFEGLEGEMFSLGHFRVELLQVHRGPETPSRFRQQFSLIFNCPDEFESSHADLELSHEKVGSHRLFVSKVLGYEEPMNLEIVFN; this is encoded by the coding sequence ATGAAGAGAATTGGTGACTTAAAAGTTGAAAATTTCGAAGGCCTAGAAGGCGAGATGTTTTCTCTTGGGCACTTTAGAGTTGAACTTTTACAAGTTCATAGAGGTCCGGAAACTCCCAGTCGATTTCGCCAGCAATTCTCTTTGATTTTCAACTGCCCAGATGAGTTTGAAAGCAGCCATGCTGATTTAGAGCTCAGTCATGAAAAAGTTGGTAGTCATAGGCTATTTGTGAGCAAAGTACTCGGATATGAAGAACCTATGAATCTGGAAATAGTTTTCAATTAG
- a CDS encoding IS110 family RNA-guided transposase yields MAEVSIIGLDLAKHSFQAHGAAPDGKVLFRRKLSRGQMLPFFAKQEPCVVAMEACATAHSWGREIRALGHDVKLIPPIYVKPFVKRQKNDAADAEAIAEAASRPTMRTVPIKSKDQQSRAVLFRSRDLFVRQRTQLINALRAHLAEFGCLAPRKAIHVKKLAEALNAPNSDLPPVVLQLGQIYLEQIALLTNRIQSLEKQLRIEANQDKAAQRLQTMPGIGPITAMAVTAFAPSMSTFRRGRDFAAWLGLVPKQYSTGGRQILGRTSKMGQRDIRRLLIIGAMALIGAARRTGRPESLWLGRMLERKPSMVVAIALANKMARRLWAMLVKDEDYRNLSPAK; encoded by the coding sequence ATGGCAGAGGTTAGCATTATAGGTTTAGATTTGGCAAAGCACAGTTTTCAAGCTCATGGTGCGGCACCAGACGGCAAGGTTTTATTTCGACGGAAATTGTCACGCGGGCAGATGTTACCGTTCTTTGCCAAACAAGAACCTTGTGTTGTGGCAATGGAAGCTTGCGCTACTGCCCATAGTTGGGGGCGAGAAATTCGCGCTCTGGGGCATGATGTTAAATTGATTCCCCCAATCTATGTGAAACCATTTGTAAAACGTCAAAAAAACGATGCAGCTGACGCGGAAGCCATTGCGGAAGCAGCGTCGCGCCCCACAATGCGTACGGTTCCGATAAAATCAAAGGATCAGCAAAGTCGCGCCGTGTTATTCCGTAGCCGCGATCTTTTTGTACGTCAACGTACTCAGTTGATCAACGCCTTGAGAGCTCATTTGGCTGAGTTTGGCTGCCTCGCACCAAGAAAGGCGATACACGTTAAGAAACTGGCTGAGGCTTTGAATGCTCCGAACAGTGACCTGCCTCCTGTGGTGCTTCAACTCGGTCAGATCTACCTGGAGCAAATTGCACTGCTCACAAACCGGATCCAGTCCCTGGAAAAGCAGCTTCGAATAGAAGCGAACCAGGACAAGGCTGCGCAAAGATTGCAAACCATGCCCGGAATAGGGCCGATAACGGCCATGGCGGTTACAGCATTTGCCCCATCAATGAGCACGTTCCGCCGAGGGCGGGACTTTGCCGCATGGCTGGGGCTTGTGCCAAAACAATATTCAACAGGGGGAAGGCAGATCTTGGGCCGAACCTCGAAAATGGGCCAGCGCGATATCCGAAGGCTTTTGATCATCGGAGCTATGGCACTCATTGGTGCTGCCCGGCGGACGGGGAGGCCAGAAAGCTTATGGCTTGGAAGAATGCTTGAAAGAAAACCAAGTATGGTGGTGGCTATCGCGCTTGCAAACAAAATGGCTCGTAGATTGTGGGCTATGTTGGTCAAAGATGAAGACTACCGAAACCTGTCCCCGGCTAAATAG
- a CDS encoding IS3 family transposase (programmed frameshift), whose amino-acid sequence MGIKRPKPEEIVVKLRQVEVLTGQGMARMDAIRQIGVTEQTYYRWKKKYGGMGTEQLKELKRLQKENERLRRAVSDLTLDKLILTEAAKGKLLSPARRRACINHIRSQVKVSERRVCRVLGQHRSTQRRFPKGRADEDQLVADMIELARQYGRYGYRRIAALLREAGWQVNDKRVERLWRREGLKVPMKQPKKGRLWLNDGSCIRLRPQYRNHVWSYDFVHHRTDDGRAFRTLNILDEYTRECLAIRVKRKLNASEVIDALTDLFILRGIPAYIRSDNGPEFVAEAVQKWIKSVGAQTAYIEPGSPWENGYCESFNGRMRDELLNGEIFYSLHEAQIIIERWRKHYNTKRPHSALGYRPPVPEVIIPIDQRPTMH is encoded by the exons ATGGGAATCAAGAGACCCAAACCAGAAGAGATTGTAGTTAAACTGCGGCAAGTTGAAGTTCTGACGGGGCAAGGAATGGCGCGCATGGATGCGATCCGCCAGATCGGCGTTACCGAGCAAACCTATTACCGTTGGAAGAAGAAGTATGGCGGAATGGGTACGGAGCAACTCAAGGAACTGAAGCGGCTGCAGAAAGAGAATGAACGTTTGCGCCGTGCGGTCTCTGATCTGACATTGGACAAGCTGATCCTTACGGAGGCTGCAA AAGGGAAACTTCTGAGCCCTGCTCGTCGCAGAGCCTGCATTAACCATATACGCAGTCAGGTGAAGGTTTCCGAGCGGCGTGTTTGTCGTGTTCTTGGTCAGCATCGCTCCACACAGCGTCGCTTCCCCAAAGGGCGAGCGGATGAAGATCAGCTGGTTGCAGATATGATTGAGCTGGCACGCCAATATGGCCGTTACGGTTACCGTCGCATTGCCGCTTTGCTCCGAGAGGCTGGATGGCAAGTGAACGATAAACGTGTTGAACGTCTGTGGCGACGAGAGGGGCTGAAAGTTCCCATGAAGCAACCGAAAAAGGGGCGGCTCTGGCTCAATGATGGGTCTTGCATACGTCTCCGGCCACAGTATCGCAATCACGTGTGGTCCTATGACTTTGTCCATCATCGCACTGATGATGGCAGGGCATTCAGAACGTTGAATATTTTGGATGAGTATACGCGTGAATGCCTTGCTATTCGGGTGAAGCGAAAGCTGAATGCGAGCGAAGTCATCGATGCGCTGACGGACCTGTTTATCCTGCGCGGCATACCTGCCTATATTCGTTCAGATAACGGCCCGGAGTTCGTGGCGGAGGCGGTTCAAAAGTGGATCAAATCCGTCGGAGCCCAAACAGCCTACATTGAGCCAGGATCGCCTTGGGAAAACGGATATTGCGAAAGTTTCAATGGGCGAATGCGTGATGAATTATTGAATGGAGAAATCTTCTACTCGCTACATGAAGCTCAAATAATCATAGAACGCTGGAGGAAACACTACAATACCAAACGACCGCATAGTGCTCTGGGCTACCGCCCTCCAGTTCCGGAAGTCATTATTCCGATAGACCAAAGGCCAACCATGCACTAA
- a CDS encoding IS481 family transposase, producing MGQVLHGSATTTHAVRSAIQKSDATIKELSTRYNINPKTVMKWKKRSSVEDQPMGRKNPRSTVLTVAEEAACIAFRKHSLLALDDCLYALQETIPKLTRSSLHRLFQRHGISRLPAPDKNKTKKPFKAYPIGYFHIDIAEVRTAEGKLYLFVAIDRTSKFAFVELHEKATRRIAGNFLRNLIMTVPYKVHTVLTDNGTHFTDPKGDSWNAQDVKRMLATGQRFRCHAFVLACAQNDIDHRLTKPAHPWTNGQVERMNRTIKEATVRRYYYQTHNLLRTHLETFIQAYNFAKRLKALKGQTPFEYITKQWTNEPDRFIKQPNHLLAGLNT from the coding sequence ATGGGACAGGTATTACACGGCAGCGCCACGACTACTCACGCGGTTCGATCGGCCATCCAAAAATCGGATGCAACAATCAAAGAGCTGAGTACCCGATATAACATCAATCCCAAAACGGTTATGAAGTGGAAAAAACGTAGCAGCGTAGAAGATCAACCTATGGGCCGGAAAAATCCTCGCTCTACCGTTCTTACTGTGGCTGAAGAGGCTGCGTGTATTGCTTTTCGCAAGCACTCTTTACTCGCGCTGGATGACTGCCTTTATGCTCTGCAGGAAACGATCCCGAAGTTGACCCGCTCATCCCTCCACCGTCTATTCCAGCGCCACGGGATTTCGCGTCTGCCAGCCCCAGATAAGAACAAGACCAAAAAACCTTTCAAAGCCTATCCGATCGGTTACTTTCACATCGATATCGCGGAGGTGCGAACTGCGGAAGGCAAGCTTTATTTGTTCGTTGCCATTGATAGAACGTCGAAGTTTGCCTTTGTGGAACTGCATGAGAAAGCCACCAGAAGGATTGCTGGCAACTTTCTTCGCAACCTCATCATGACTGTACCTTATAAAGTCCACACCGTGCTGACTGACAACGGGACCCATTTCACCGATCCCAAAGGCGACAGTTGGAATGCTCAGGACGTGAAGCGTATGCTCGCGACCGGTCAGCGGTTTCGATGCCATGCTTTTGTTCTGGCCTGCGCTCAAAATGATATTGACCACCGGCTAACGAAACCGGCCCATCCCTGGACCAACGGTCAGGTCGAACGTATGAACCGCACCATCAAAGAGGCCACGGTTCGACGCTATTATTACCAGACACACAACCTGCTGCGCACTCATCTGGAAACGTTCATACAGGCTTATAACTTCGCCAAACGCCTCAAGGCTCTCAAAGGACAAACACCCTTTGAATACATTACCAAACAATGGACAAACGAGCCGGACAGGTTCATAAAACAGCCTAACCATCTCCTCGCGGGACTTAACACATAA
- a CDS encoding DUF1272 domain-containing protein, which yields MLHLHPNCEHCDKDLPANATDAYICSFECTFCEGCALELFENTCPNCGGGFTQRPVRPSMPHKTPWWLGDHPASSKRRLRPKDIQRHQKFAQDLKGIPPNKR from the coding sequence ATGCTCCACTTACATCCAAACTGCGAACACTGTGACAAAGATCTGCCAGCTAACGCGACAGACGCGTATATATGCTCTTTTGAGTGTACGTTTTGTGAAGGATGCGCCTTAGAGCTTTTTGAAAACACCTGTCCCAATTGTGGCGGTGGCTTTACGCAGCGCCCAGTGCGCCCTTCCATGCCCCACAAAACTCCATGGTGGCTGGGTGACCACCCCGCAAGTTCCAAAAGGCGACTAAGGCCCAAAGATATTCAGCGGCACCAGAAGTTTGCCCAAGACTTGAAGGGTATTCCCCCCAACAAGCGCTAG